AGGAATGCCGAGAGATAGAGAGTTGTTTAGGAATTTTAATTGGGCATTTACTAAAATGGGACTACCAACCTGACAAACGAACCAAAAGTTGGAGGGCAACGATTCGTGAGCAACGACGGGCAGCACAAAAACTCATCGCCCAGAACCCCAGTCTCAAGCCCTATCTCACAGAGGCGATCGCCGATGCCTATGAATCGGGCAAGGATTTAGTGGTGAAGGAAACCCCTTTAGATTATGGAGATTTGCCTGAGAATTGTCCCTATACATCCGAGCAACTGGTTGACCCTAACTTTCCCAACGATTTGAATCTAGCTAGGTGAGTGAACATTCCGAGAGGCTAATATGAGCAACTAAACCTTAAATAAATTCTAGAAATAAAGGAAGTAAATAAATTCTAGAAATAAAGGAAGTGGCGTTTTTATGTCAATCACTGAAGCCCAACTCTTAGAAATAATTCGGCAGCTACCCCAACCCGCTTTAGATGAAGTAAAGGTATTTTTAGATTTTCTAACCTGGCGTTATCAAGAAAATTTGCCCCAGCTACGGGGAGCAGCCATCGTTGCAGCCATGCGGGGTAAAGCCACAGCCGAAATGACAACCGATGAAATCCTAAACCTGACGCGGGGCAATGAATGAGTAGTGTTTTGGTGGATAGTAATGTCATTCTTGATGTTTTGACCGAGGATCGGACTTGGTTTGAGTGGTCTGCGGGGCAATTGGTGGACTGTGCTGAACAGGGAAAGTTGCTAATCAATCCGATTATTTATGCAGAAGTATCGATCGGCTTTACACAACGTGCAGAGCTAGACGCAGCGCTGACCCAGTCTTTTTTTCAGCGCGAACCTTTACCTTACGACGCAGCATTTCTTGCAGGAAAGGCTTTTTTAGCCTATCGGCAAAGGGGTGGGGAACGTCGCTCTCCCTTGCCAGACTTTTATATTGGTGCCCATGCAATGATTGCTGGACATACTCTGTTAACCAGAGATGCAACTCGCTACCGTACCTACTTTCCCGAAATAACATTGATTGCTCCTTCATGAGTGTTGCCATGCCACTGAATCGCCAACGCGCCCAAAAGTATCTCCAGACGTTTGATTTTGAATCCCTGTTTATTGAGGAACTGGGTTGGGATACGGTCGATCGCGTCGCCCTGCCCTTCGAGATTAATGGTCACTCTTTCGAGGTGGTTGCCATTGCCCAAAAGCGCGGCTTCATTGTCTACCAGTGCATCACGCCAGAGATGCCAGCCCGCCCCATTCGGGTAAAGCTCGATCGCCAATTGACGGACTACAGCAAATCGCACCTATTGGTGTTTGGGGATGCGGGTAAGACGCAGCAGGAGTGGTTGTGGCTGAAGCCGGAAGTAAAAAGTAAAAGGGCAAAGGGTAAAGGTGAGGGCAAGGTTACTTCAACGAGGGCGGTGCGATCGCATTCGTACCAGGTGGGTCAGAATCCAGAGCCGCTGTTGCAAAAGCTGGAGGCATTGATTGTTGATATCCAAGAGGAAGTGAGTTTAACCCATGTGGATGTGGTGCAGAAGGTGAAGCAGGGGTTTGATGTTGAACGGGTTACGAAGCAGTTTTTCCAGGATTTTGAAGGGTTACATCAGCGGTTTTGTTTGGAAATTGAGGGGATTGATTCGGAGAGCGATCGCCGGTGGTATGCTTCGGTTTTGCTCAACCGGTTAATGTTTGTCTATTTCCTACAGCGTCGCTATTTCCTGGATAACGGGGATGCCTCGTATTTACAAAATAAACTCAAAGCCTGTCAACAGGAAGGTCGAAACTTTTATCAGTTTCTCCAGGATCTATTCTTTGTTGGTTTTGCTGAGCCGGAATATCTGCGTGATCCAGTGATTCAGCAGCGTATAGGCAAAATTTGTTATCTCAACGGAGGCTTATTCCTCCGCCACCCGATCGAGCAAAAGTATCCGCAAATTCAGATTAGCGATCGCGCTTTTGGCGAAGTTTTTAACCTATTTTCTCAATATTCTTGGCACTTGGACGATCGCCCGGACAAAGACCCCATGGAGATCAACCCTGATGTACTGGGGTACATATTTGAGAAGTATATCAACCAAAAAGAATTTGGCGCTTACTACACTCGCCCAGAAATTACCGAATACCTGTGCGATCGCACGATCAACAAACTGATTCTGGATCGCCTTACCCCCCTTGAGAGGGAGGGGGAGGGACTCCTACCCCTTCTCGAAACCCTAGACATTACTCAGTGCGATCGCCTACTGAGCGAGATTTTACCAAACCTAACCCTGCTCGACCCCGCCTGCGGTTCGGGAGCGTTCTTGGTCGCGGCAATGAAGACATTGATTCAAATTTATCAAAGAGTTTTTAACCGGGTCAAATCATTACCAGAAAGCTCTGCGTCAGAAAACATCCAAAAATGGCTCAAAGAAGCCGCTAAACATTCCTCTCCGGAGTACTACATCAAAAAACGCATCATCACCGATAACCTGTATGGCGTAGACATCATGGAAGAAGCCACCGAAATTGCCAAATTGCGGCTATTTTTGGCATTGGTCTCCTCCGCCAAGCGGGTTGAAGATTTGGAACCTCTGCCCAATATTGATTTTAATATCATGGCGGGCAATTCGTTGATTGGCTTGATTCGAGTCGATGCCGAAGGATTTGATCGCCTGTCTACCCCCCCCTCGCAAAAAGGGAGAGGGGCTGGGAGTGAGGCGATATTTCAGGGCAATTTTCTCCCAACCCTTGCTGCTTCTGCTTATCAGCAAATCCTAGAAGACAAAAATCGAACGATTGACCTCTATAAAAAACACGCCTTCCAGAACAACAATGAGGAACTGCCTCAAGAAACGCGGTTATTACAACTGCGAGACCACATTGATAAACTCAATCGGGAATCCCAAAGCAAGTTAAATCAGTTGCTGTTGGATGAATTTAGCACGAAGTTGGGAATTAGGTACGAGCAAGCTCAACTAACGGGAAAACCCCAAAAACGACCGCTGACCCTTGCTGATATTGATATTCTGGAACCCTTTCACTGGGGCTATCACTTCGATACTGTGTTTGCCCGGGGTGGCTTTGATGCCATTATTACCAATCCCCCGTGGGAAGTTTTCCAAACCGACGAGAAAGAATTTTTCCAAAAATATAACAGCTTGATTCGCAAGAAAAAACTTGATATAAAATCTTGGGAAAAACAGCGTGATCAACTTTTAAAAGATGAAGAAATAGCTAAGGCATGGTTGAGCTACTGTAGCCAGTTTCCTCATGTTAGTCAGTATTTCAAGAAAGCAGACCAGTATACCAATCAGCGTTCAGAAGTAGATGGTAGGAGCGTCGCCAGGAAAATAAACTTATATTCCTTGTTTGTAGAACAGTGCTATAACCTTCTGAGAGAAGGCGGAGAATGTGGAATTGTTATTCCCAGCGGAATTTACACAGACTTAGGTACAAAGCAACTGCGAGAAATGCTCTTTTCCCAGACCCAAATCACGGGTTTATTCTGCTTTGAAAATCGTAAGACTATTTTTGAAGGAGTGGATAGTCGCTTTAAGTTTGTCATCCTTTCTTTTGCAAAAGGCGGGCAAACCCAAGCTTTCCCGGTGCGCTTTATGCGTCATGAGGTGGCAGAACTTGGCGAGTTTCCAGCACCTGACGATATTTACTTAGATGTACCCTTCATCCGCAAGCTCTCGCCGGACTCGCTCTCCATCATGGAGTTTAAGGAACCCATCGATATTGCCATTGCCCAAAAGATGCTGCAATTTCCCTTGTTGGGTGAAGCAATTGAGGGAACATGGAATCTGAAGCTACGTCAAGAGTTTAATATGACAAGTGACAGTTATCTATTCAAAACGGAGCCAGCACCGGGGCGCTTGCCGCTCTACGAAGGCAAGATGATTCATCAGTTTACCCATCGGTTTGCCCCACCCCGCTACTGGATTGATGAAAAAGAAGGACGCAAAGCTTTGTTGGGTAAAAATGTAGGCGATCGCGGTCAAAAGCTAGACTATCAAGGTTATCGCTTAGGCTTTAGAGATGTTGCAAGAAATACTGATGAACGAACAATGATTGCAACGGTCATATCTCCTAAATTGTTTGCAGGCAATACCTTAATAACATCTTTGGGATTAAATGATTTTCAAGAACTACTTTTAACCACAGCAATACTAAACAGTTTTGTTGTTGATTTCTCATTACGACAGAAAGTGACAGCTCATTGCAATATGTTTTATGTTTATTCAACCCCTATTCCCCGTTTGCAAAAGGGCGACCAATGGTTTGCTGAAATTGTCGATCGCGCAGCCAAGCTGATTTGCACCACGCCCGAATTTGATGATTTAGCTAAGGAAGTTGGCTTAGGCTCCCACACAAACGGCATCACCAACGAAATTGAGCGGGCAAAACTCCGTGCCGAACTTGATGGCATCATTGCCCACCTCTATGGCTTAACCGAAGCCGAGTTTGAGCATATTCTCAGCACCTTTCCCCTTGTTCCCGATACCACCAAACAAGCGGCTCTTAAGGCCTATCGTGAGTTAAGTTAAAAGTAAAAAGGCAAAAGGCAAGGGTATGAAAAAGTTGGATGCACTCAAGCTAGTTCAATCTCACCAAGAGGAGCTACAAAAGTTAGGCGTTAAGTCGCTCAATCTTTTTGGCTCCGTTGCCCGCGATCAAGCCAACCCTCAAAGTGATGTGGATATCTTAGTGGAACTTGATGAATTTATTGGCTTCTTTGAATTTTTCCGCATTAAACATTATCTGGAAGATCTTTTTCAGTGTCCTGTTGATTTAGGGACAGTTGACGCTCTCAAAGAACATCTCAGGCAACCGATCTTGGAGGAAGTGGTTCATGTCTTCTAGATCTGCAAAAGAGCGTATTCAAGATATTCTCAATGCCATTGATAGCATTCAGAGCCGAACTACTGGCATGAGTTTTGATCAATTTAGTTAAGATGAAACGATCGTTAAAGCCGTACTTTATGACCTCATTGTGATTGGTGAAGCAGCGATTAATATTCCTGTTGATGTTCAAGCCCTAGCACCTGAACTTCCTTGGCGGCTCATGAGTGATATGAGAAATATTATGGCTCACGAATATTTTCAAGTCAGTCTACGAATTACTTGGTCAACAATTCAAAATAACCTACCTCCTCTGATTAATCCTTTACAACAATTACAGACAAAATTATGAGTACAGCTATATTTTTTCAAAGTTTTTCAAAACCCATCAATCATGAAATCGATCGCGTCCTTGCCCAACACCCAAAAACTGATTGGGGCTTCACCGACGAAGAACTCGACGACCTCATCAACTACGACATCAAATATCGCATGGGCAGAGACAGCGGAGGTGATGACTGATGGCAACACTTCAACTAAACTCTAGACTTCAATCCCGACTGGGGATTACTCCAGAACAACTTGCCGAATTTTGTCATCGGTGGAAAATAGCTGAACTCGCTCTCTTCGGCTCAGTCTTGCGAGATGACTTTTCTGCCAACAGTGATGTGGATGTCTTAGTCAGCTTTACTCCTCATCATTCCTGGGGTTTAGAGTTTATTCAAATGCGAGAAGAGCTGTCTACCCTTTTTAAGCGACCAGTCGATTTATTAACTCATAAAAGTATTATAAGTAGCCACAATGCTCTTCGCCGTCAAGCAATTCTAGACTCAGCGGAGGTCATCTATGCTGCGAGATAAACAAACATTAGTTGATATCTTAACCGCGATTCAGCAAATTTTGAAATATGTTCAAGACATCAACCAAACACAATTGAAGCAAGATGACGAAAAACAAGCCGCTATTTTATATCGACTCATTATTATTAGAGAAGCAACTAAGCATCTGTCTGATGAATTCCGTGAGCGATATCCAGCAATTCCCTGGCGGCAAATGGCGGGTTTGAGAGATGTCGTTATCCATGACTATGATGAACTGGATTTCGATATTCTCTGGAACGTAATCCATATTAACTTGCCTGATATTTTGCCAGAAATTCAAGCGATCTTAAAAAGTCTGGATGGGTGAGGTAATACTAATGAAAAAATCAAAACCCATCAGTAACGAAATCGTTGACACAGCCTCCCAATGGAGAATCGCGTCCTTGCCCAACACCCAAAAACTGATTGGGGCTTCACCAACGAAGAACTCGACGACCTCATCAACGACGACATCAAATATCGCATGGGCAGAGACAACGGAGGTGATGACTGATGGATTTTAAGTTTTCAAGTCATGCTCTGGAAGAAATGGAAAAACGGAAAGTCCCGATATCCTTTGTAGAAGCCGTCTTAGAAAATCCACAGCAAACTCTTCAACAAGACGAGGAGATCACCATTTATCAATCTCAAATGGATTTTGGCACAGGCAAGCTTTATTTACTTCGAGTCTTTATCAATACCACCATTGAGCCTGCAATCTTTATAACCGTTTATCGCACCAGCCAAATTAAAAAATATTGGAGGAACCCATGAAGATCAAATATGACCCCGAAGTAGATGTGATTCGGATTACCCTCAAGGATGCAGAGATTGAAGAAAGTGATGAAGAAACCCCCGGCATTATCCTGGACTTTGACGCTAATCGAAATGTCGTTGGCATCGAAATTCTTCAGGCTTCCAAACGAATTGACAACCCACAGGCGATCGAGTACATGATTGCTCAGACTACCTTCTCTTCCTAGATGACTGATGGCTACACTGCAACTAAACTCTAAGCTTCAATCCTGATTAGTCTCTCATCACTCTTGGGACTTAGAGTTTATCCAAATGCCAGAACAACTAGCCACCCTTTTTAAGCGACCAGTTGACTTATTAACCCGTCAAAGTATTATGAATAGCCATAATGTCCTCCGTCGTCAAGCAATTCTAGATTCAGTGGCGGTCATCTATGCTGCGAGATAAACAGGTATTAATCGATATTTCTACCGCTATCCAACAAGCATTACTGTATGCCCAAGGTATTGATCAGATTAGAAAGAGATGTCTAAGCCCCTCTCCCCCTGTGGGAGAGGCGTTGGGGGTGAGGGTGTTGTTTCAGCCTAAAT
This DNA window, taken from Trichothermofontia sichuanensis B231, encodes the following:
- a CDS encoding DUF4258 domain-containing protein; the protein is MDFKFSSHALEEMEKRKVPISFVEAVLENPQQTLQQDEEITIYQSQMDFGTGKLYLLRVFINTTIEPAIFITVYRTSQIKKYWRNP
- a CDS encoding DUF2283 domain-containing protein; amino-acid sequence: MKIKYDPEVDVIRITLKDAEIEESDEETPGIILDFDANRNVVGIEILQASKRIDNPQAIEYMIAQTTFSS
- a CDS encoding DUF29 domain-containing protein, producing the protein MNPNIYETDFYAWTVAQSKLLKEGDFKHLDIPNLVEEIESLGKQECREIESCLGILIGHLLKWDYQPDKRTKSWRATIREQRRAAQKLIAQNPSLKPYLTEAIADAYESGKDLVVKETPLDYGDLPENCPYTSEQLVDPNFPNDLNLAR
- a CDS encoding Eco57I restriction-modification methylase domain-containing protein, whose protein sequence is MFGDAGKTQQEWLWLKPEVKSKRAKGKGEGKVTSTRAVRSHSYQVGQNPEPLLQKLEALIVDIQEEVSLTHVDVVQKVKQGFDVERVTKQFFQDFEGLHQRFCLEIEGIDSESDRRWYASVLLNRLMFVYFLQRRYFLDNGDASYLQNKLKACQQEGRNFYQFLQDLFFVGFAEPEYLRDPVIQQRIGKICYLNGGLFLRHPIEQKYPQIQISDRAFGEVFNLFSQYSWHLDDRPDKDPMEINPDVLGYIFEKYINQKEFGAYYTRPEITEYLCDRTINKLILDRLTPLEREGEGLLPLLETLDITQCDRLLSEILPNLTLLDPACGSGAFLVAAMKTLIQIYQRVFNRVKSLPESSASENIQKWLKEAAKHSSPEYYIKKRIITDNLYGVDIMEEATEIAKLRLFLALVSSAKRVEDLEPLPNIDFNIMAGNSLIGLIRVDAEGFDRLSTPPSQKGRGAGSEAIFQGNFLPTLAASAYQQILEDKNRTIDLYKKHAFQNNNEELPQETRLLQLRDHIDKLNRESQSKLNQLLLDEFSTKLGIRYEQAQLTGKPQKRPLTLADIDILEPFHWGYHFDTVFARGGFDAIITNPPWEVFQTDEKEFFQKYNSLIRKKKLDIKSWEKQRDQLLKDEEIAKAWLSYCSQFPHVSQYFKKADQYTNQRSEVDGRSVARKINLYSLFVEQCYNLLREGGECGIVIPSGIYTDLGTKQLREMLFSQTQITGLFCFENRKTIFEGVDSRFKFVILSFAKGGQTQAFPVRFMRHEVAELGEFPAPDDIYLDVPFIRKLSPDSLSIMEFKEPIDIAIAQKMLQFPLLGEAIEGTWNLKLRQEFNMTSDSYLFKTEPAPGRLPLYEGKMIHQFTHRFAPPRYWIDEKEGRKALLGKNVGDRGQKLDYQGYRLGFRDVARNTDERTMIATVISPKLFAGNTLITSLGLNDFQELLLTTAILNSFVVDFSLRQKVTAHCNMFYVYSTPIPRLQKGDQWFAEIVDRAAKLICTTPEFDDLAKEVGLGSHTNGITNEIERAKLRAELDGIIAHLYGLTEAEFEHILSTFPLVPDTTKQAALKAYRELS
- a CDS encoding HepT-like ribonuclease domain-containing protein; the protein is MVKAVLYDLIVIGEAAINIPVDVQALAPELPWRLMSDMRNIMAHEYFQVSLRITWSTIQNNLPPLINPLQQLQTKL
- a CDS encoding type II toxin-antitoxin system VapC family toxin; protein product: MDSNVILDVLTEDRTWFEWSAGQLVDCAEQGKLLINPIIYAEVSIGFTQRAELDAALTQSFFQREPLPYDAAFLAGKAFLAYRQRGGERRSPLPDFYIGAHAMIAGHTLLTRDATRYRTYFPEITLIAPS
- a CDS encoding nucleotidyltransferase family protein; this encodes MKKLDALKLVQSHQEELQKLGVKSLNLFGSVARDQANPQSDVDILVELDEFIGFFEFFRIKHYLEDLFQCPVDLGTVDALKEHLRQPILEEVVHVF
- a CDS encoding DUF2281 domain-containing protein, coding for MSITEAQLLEIIRQLPQPALDEVKVFLDFLTWRYQENLPQLRGAAIVAAMRGKATAEMTTDEILNLTRGNE
- a CDS encoding nucleotidyltransferase family protein; the protein is MATLQLNSRLQSRLGITPEQLAEFCHRWKIAELALFGSVLRDDFSANSDVDVLVSFTPHHSWGLEFIQMREELSTLFKRPVDLLTHKSIISSHNALRRQAILDSAEVIYAAR
- a CDS encoding HepT-like ribonuclease domain-containing protein; amino-acid sequence: MLRDKQTLVDILTAIQQILKYVQDINQTQLKQDDEKQAAILYRLIIIREATKHLSDEFRERYPAIPWRQMAGLRDVVIHDYDELDFDILWNVIHINLPDILPEIQAILKSLDG